From the Flavimarina sp. Hel_I_48 genome, one window contains:
- a CDS encoding superoxide dismutase family protein, translating to MKNYTLILIALVTLGTVSCKNDKKGNDSEMNATEMDSTSMDEEAMSSDMESEEMTVMMESKSDSNAKGTVTFEQDDDEITMTADFTGLEPGTHAIHLHENADCSAADGTSAGGHWNPTNEKHGKWGDAEGYHKGDIGNFEADADGNGSVTFTTDEWCVGCEDPNMNIIGKGIIVHQGGDDFTSQPSGDAGARVSCGGIIQ from the coding sequence ATGAAAAACTACACATTAATCCTTATAGCCTTAGTCACACTGGGAACTGTTTCCTGTAAAAATGATAAGAAGGGTAATGATTCTGAAATGAATGCTACCGAAATGGATTCAACATCTATGGATGAAGAAGCGATGTCCTCTGATATGGAATCAGAAGAAATGACTGTAATGATGGAATCCAAAAGCGACAGTAATGCTAAAGGAACCGTTACGTTTGAACAAGATGATGATGAGATTACCATGACCGCCGATTTTACTGGTCTGGAGCCAGGAACTCACGCCATCCACTTACATGAGAATGCAGACTGTTCAGCAGCTGACGGTACATCTGCCGGCGGACACTGGAACCCAACAAATGAAAAACATGGCAAATGGGGAGATGCAGAAGGCTATCACAAAGGTGATATAGGCAATTTTGAAGCTGACGCCGATGGTAATGGCTCTGTAACTTTTACAACTGATGAATGGTGTGTAGGCTGTGAAGATCCTAATATGAACATCATAGGTAAAGGGATCATAGTACACCAGGGTGGAGATGACTTTACCTCACAACCTAGTGGAGATGCAGGAGCACGCGTTAGCTGTGGTGGTATTATTCAATAA
- a CDS encoding LETM1-related biofilm-associated protein, which translates to MNPSSAGWSVKQLRLLQNTSLKNSTNCYDATKKTGFIYGISVEVLTAQPLYLHTWSIEEITKVNLFDALAYTYKNYFPTFDNFIETTLSFYEQLSGNGTNPLKYHQSTKNSSLRLEKIIHERLKTNDSVLRKNFSASLTNALLYIDIITFDAFLDSGTAPRKKATDFEFLILNTICLAVQYKNQSGEQDKLLLQLFQKSLRYHKLHSTQVADLESLHLKNILKITEKRYILDITSLVFWNNFPKETQEDHFMFHLAQHLGLSSDNIAQIRENMTDFIDKHKSVIPYFNTAHPLKHLYDHTSSIVRTLILRNRKRLHKEILNSKDLVLLLGKSTYRDLSKEERKMVKNQLLDICKSVPSLAIFLLPGGTILLPLLIHYIPELLPSAFDENRIEDDLPEN; encoded by the coding sequence ATGAATCCTTCTTCCGCAGGGTGGAGTGTAAAGCAGCTACGGCTGCTTCAAAATACTTCTTTAAAAAATAGCACGAATTGCTACGATGCCACCAAGAAAACAGGATTTATTTATGGCATTTCGGTAGAAGTCCTTACCGCCCAACCGCTGTATTTACACACCTGGAGCATTGAAGAAATAACCAAGGTCAATCTATTTGACGCCCTGGCCTACACCTATAAAAACTACTTCCCCACATTTGATAATTTTATAGAAACCACATTATCGTTTTACGAACAGCTTTCAGGAAACGGTACAAATCCTTTAAAATATCACCAGAGTACAAAAAATTCTTCTTTACGACTTGAAAAAATCATTCATGAAAGGCTAAAAACAAACGATTCAGTTCTTAGAAAAAATTTTAGTGCATCCCTTACGAATGCATTACTTTATATCGATATCATAACTTTTGACGCATTTCTTGATTCAGGGACCGCTCCGCGGAAGAAAGCGACAGATTTTGAATTCCTGATCCTTAACACTATTTGCCTTGCGGTTCAATACAAAAATCAAAGTGGCGAGCAGGACAAGCTCTTGCTGCAACTTTTTCAGAAATCGCTGCGCTATCATAAATTACATAGTACACAGGTAGCAGATCTTGAGTCCCTACACTTAAAAAACATCTTAAAAATTACCGAAAAACGGTATATTTTGGATATTACGAGTCTCGTTTTCTGGAATAATTTTCCAAAAGAAACTCAGGAAGATCATTTTATGTTCCATCTGGCGCAACATCTTGGGCTTTCTTCAGATAACATAGCTCAAATTCGGGAAAATATGACCGATTTTATTGATAAACACAAATCAGTCATTCCTTATTTTAATACTGCTCATCCGCTCAAGCATCTGTACGACCACACCAGTAGTATCGTGAGAACGCTTATTTTAAGGAACCGGAAAAGACTGCACAAAGAAATACTCAACAGCAAAGATTTGGTGCTTCTCCTGGGAAAATCCACCTACAGGGACTTGAGTAAAGAAGAACGAAAAATGGTAAAAAACCAATTGCTGGACATTTGTAAAAGCGTTCCTTCATTGGCCATATTTCTATTGCCGGGAGGGACGATCCTGCTTCCTTTGCTAATACATTATATTCCAGAACTTTTGCCCTCTGCCTTTGATGAAAACCGTATTGAAGATGATTTGCCAGAAAACTAA
- a CDS encoding RNA polymerase sigma factor, whose protein sequence is MQPDDLILRLQQRDEKAFEKIYEMYSESIFGVINSVVHDEATSEEILQDVFIKVWDNAKSYSNKKGRFFTWLLNIARNAAIDKTRSKAYKNKKKNLTHEYFVDILEHKSSFSSKIDAIGIQKYIDILEPICKKIIDLLFFKGYTQKDASEELKMPLGTIKTRNRICINKLREILAE, encoded by the coding sequence ATGCAACCAGATGATTTGATCCTACGTTTACAGCAAAGGGATGAAAAAGCCTTTGAGAAAATATATGAGATGTATTCAGAAAGTATTTTCGGTGTTATTAACAGTGTCGTACACGATGAAGCAACTTCAGAAGAAATCCTTCAGGATGTCTTCATAAAAGTTTGGGACAACGCAAAATCCTATTCCAACAAAAAGGGTAGGTTTTTTACCTGGTTACTCAATATAGCCAGAAATGCAGCTATTGATAAGACACGCAGCAAAGCCTACAAGAACAAAAAGAAAAACCTCACACACGAATATTTCGTAGATATCCTTGAACATAAAAGCAGTTTTTCCAGTAAAATTGATGCAATAGGTATTCAAAAATATATTGATATACTTGAGCCAATTTGTAAAAAAATCATTGATCTTCTTTTCTTTAAAGGGTACACGCAAAAGGATGCATCAGAAGAATTAAAAATGCCTCTGGGAACAATTAAAACCCGAAATAGGATTTGTATAAATAAATTGAGGGAAATTCTAGCAGAATAA
- a CDS encoding anti-sigma factor domain-containing protein, whose product MNIQEYISSGILELYVCGALTEEESREVSATLREHEEVRSEVEEIESALQSLGIAAAPYNPEKLLAAIKAKLGEKGSKVVSIPQEKSVKRQRVLMYLSLAASIALLIGLFSLLSKNSQLREELNRSDAQRVVLSSERESAESKLTETQNDLNDAQNILNVFRDTNTLKIPLAGQEVAPQSYANVLWNKAGNKVYIDAKGLPQPPEGKVYQVWSLKMNPLAPTSIGLLENFDQDENKIFELDNPNNSEAFGITLEPAGGSKTPTMAQLYTLGAISS is encoded by the coding sequence ATGAATATTCAAGAATATATATCATCAGGAATACTTGAACTTTACGTTTGCGGTGCGCTAACTGAAGAAGAAAGTCGGGAAGTTTCCGCAACCCTGCGGGAGCATGAAGAAGTACGCTCTGAAGTAGAAGAAATTGAATCAGCGCTTCAAAGTCTGGGAATAGCAGCCGCGCCTTACAATCCTGAAAAGTTATTGGCCGCTATCAAGGCTAAATTGGGTGAAAAAGGGTCTAAGGTGGTCTCTATTCCGCAGGAAAAGTCCGTGAAGAGGCAGCGCGTATTGATGTACTTAAGCTTGGCGGCTTCCATTGCCCTGCTCATTGGTCTTTTCTCCTTGTTGTCTAAAAACAGTCAACTTAGAGAAGAGCTGAACCGTAGCGATGCGCAGCGGGTAGTTTTATCTTCTGAACGTGAATCTGCAGAATCAAAGCTTACAGAAACGCAGAATGATCTCAATGATGCACAGAACATCCTTAATGTATTCAGAGATACCAATACGCTTAAAATCCCATTGGCCGGTCAGGAAGTAGCGCCCCAATCCTATGCCAATGTACTCTGGAACAAAGCGGGAAATAAAGTGTATATAGATGCAAAAGGCCTACCCCAACCTCCTGAAGGAAAGGTGTACCAGGTATGGTCTTTAAAAATGAACCCTCTGGCACCCACAAGTATAGGACTGCTTGAGAATTTTGATCAGGACGAGAATAAAATATTTGAGCTTGACAATCCTAATAACTCTGAAGCTTTTGGGATAACACTTGAACCTGCCGGTGGTAGTAAAACACCTACAATGGCGCAACTCTATACGCTGGGTGCTATCTCGAGTTAA
- a CDS encoding exonuclease SbcCD subunit D C-terminal domain-containing protein, whose amino-acid sequence MKILHTADWHIGKKLHKHDLYKDFDLFAAWLHDVIKKQDISLLLVSGDVFDLANPSSEARQQYYRTLMQLRGLNCTVIITGGNHDSPDMLNAPKELLKALDVHVQGGIPKNIEECLIPVYDKDKKLELVVAALPYLRDADLRKTAVGNSYEDRLEQIREGIKNTFAHVAELAIEHYPDLPILAMAHLFTAGIEPSESERDIQVGNQAAFSAAQFGDCFKYIALGHIHKPQRVNALVPAFYSGSPLPLSFSERTDEKRVLVLDTEKSWEHESIAVPSFRKLLKISGDLTALRKKLDALQEHTGLDSLIEIELKEAQYDATKIIDLDDMVTGFAKPGYEIVKHRATFIERQQSASQLYGEVAKLEDLEPKDVFEKRIDEHPYDHSTRQDIISAFDELLEIAQKDNSL is encoded by the coding sequence ATGAAGATTCTCCATACCGCAGACTGGCACATAGGCAAAAAGCTGCACAAACACGATCTTTACAAAGATTTTGACTTGTTCGCAGCTTGGCTTCATGACGTGATCAAAAAGCAGGATATTTCCCTTTTGCTGGTTTCGGGGGACGTTTTTGATCTTGCGAACCCTTCTTCGGAAGCGCGCCAGCAGTATTACCGTACGCTCATGCAGCTGCGCGGTCTAAACTGCACCGTTATAATAACCGGTGGCAACCATGACTCCCCAGATATGCTCAATGCACCTAAAGAACTTTTAAAAGCTTTAGATGTGCACGTACAGGGCGGTATTCCTAAAAATATTGAAGAATGCCTGATTCCGGTGTATGACAAAGATAAAAAGCTAGAATTAGTTGTTGCCGCACTCCCTTATCTGCGTGATGCTGATCTAAGAAAAACAGCGGTGGGCAATAGTTATGAAGATCGTCTGGAGCAAATACGGGAAGGCATAAAGAACACTTTTGCGCACGTGGCAGAATTGGCTATAGAACACTATCCCGATCTTCCCATTCTTGCGATGGCGCACCTCTTTACAGCGGGCATTGAACCCTCAGAAAGCGAGCGGGATATTCAGGTGGGCAACCAGGCGGCATTTAGTGCGGCGCAATTTGGCGATTGTTTCAAGTATATCGCGCTGGGGCATATACATAAACCCCAACGCGTAAATGCGCTTGTGCCGGCTTTTTACAGCGGTTCACCACTTCCTTTGTCTTTTAGCGAACGTACTGATGAAAAGCGCGTTTTAGTGTTAGATACTGAAAAATCATGGGAACACGAGAGTATCGCCGTTCCCAGTTTTAGAAAACTACTGAAAATTAGCGGAGACCTTACAGCGCTGCGGAAAAAGTTGGACGCCCTTCAAGAACATACTGGACTCGATTCTTTAATTGAAATTGAGTTGAAAGAAGCACAGTACGATGCCACGAAAATTATTGATCTGGACGATATGGTTACCGGTTTTGCAAAACCGGGATATGAGATCGTAAAGCACCGTGCAACTTTTATAGAGCGCCAGCAAAGTGCTTCCCAGTTGTATGGAGAAGTGGCGAAGCTGGAAGATCTTGAACCTAAAGACGTTTTTGAAAAGCGTATTGATGAGCATCCTTATGACCACAGCACCAGACAGGATATTATAAGCGCTTTTGATGAACTGCTGGAAATCGCCCAAAAAGACAACAGTTTATGA